The following coding sequences lie in one Bacteroidota bacterium genomic window:
- the folB gene encoding dihydroneopterin aldolase, which yields MHKILVEGIKVYAYHGCLVEEGKIGTNYIVDVTMETDFTEAAKNDDLSKTIDYVVVYDIVKAEMAIRSKLIEQVGQRIVDKLKKQFATLKKVSVKVTKLNPPMNGNVERVSIVIDAE from the coding sequence TTGCATAAAATACTCGTAGAAGGGATAAAAGTATACGCCTACCATGGTTGTTTGGTGGAGGAAGGGAAAATTGGAACCAATTACATTGTAGATGTAACCATGGAAACCGATTTTACGGAAGCTGCCAAAAATGATGACCTGAGCAAAACCATTGATTACGTTGTTGTTTACGATATTGTTAAAGCAGAAATGGCTATTCGCTCCAAGCTTATTGAGCAAGTTGGACAGCGTATTGTTGACAAATTAAAAAAACAATTTGCCACACTCAAAAAAGTATCTGTAAAAGTGACCAAGCTCAACCCGCCTATGAATGGGAATGTTGAACGGGTAAGCATTGTTATTGATGCCGAATAG
- a CDS encoding cysteine-rich CWC family protein: protein MSVKKCSKCQSIFECGNNSSGCWCEEVFIGLETLKALKATYDNCLCPKCLKEYQKD, encoded by the coding sequence ATGTCAGTCAAAAAATGCTCAAAATGTCAATCTATTTTTGAATGCGGAAACAACAGTTCGGGCTGCTGGTGTGAAGAGGTTTTTATTGGTTTGGAAACCCTTAAAGCACTAAAAGCAACCTACGACAATTGTTTGTGTCCGAAGTGTTTAAAGGAATATCAGAAGGATTGA
- a CDS encoding T9SS type A sorting domain-containing protein translates to MKAFLFTLITCSLLFTFQPSKAQSELWSTTTYGKDGMGSLFKTDSAGNGPIVTPAFSSSVPGRYPNYNKLCESNSQRLYGTMFGGSYGQGILYEFDPLTEVYTKKIDFNGTNGTQPEGGLVKAANGKLYGVTHSGGTSGLGTLFEYDPTTNVLITKVNFLGSSNGAYPMATLFLASNGKLYGTTEGGGSANLGTLFEYTVGSTTVSRRYSFNNSTGVQPRGVLAQASNGKLYGLTPLGGAYDSGILFEFTIGTSTITKKFDFNGSVSGAYPNGGLTKGLDGVLYGMTGGGGANDEGVFFEYDAIANLYTKTHDFNGISTGAYPKTDIFVSPSGLLYGLTSEGGTAGVGTLFEYDPINTTIIKKMDFSSVANGAHPMSAMVLAYNGLAYGLTSEGGTASLGTLFKYDFISDSYTKIIDLLEGATGGEPKSGVILANDGLIYGVAGWGGAYGFGTIYKFDPSTNANTHEIVYSFTTATGRTPYARIIQASNGKFYGTTFTGGANDYGVIYEYDPLSSLYTKLFDFSNTAGSYSFGALLESGGLLYGMCNGGGSFGLGTLFSFDITSGIFTKWVDFDGSTKGQLPRGELTLGSNGKIYGMASRADATHLGVIFEFDQSTHVFTKKYDFPVSSGSPAYPYGKLTEAPNGMFYGTTSEGGTSGAGCIFEFNPTTNAFTKKFDFVTSTSGKAPCGNLFLANDGKLYGLTSLGGANGGGTTFQYDYISNVFTKKIDFNTTTGHNPNSTIGFIEVCQSIYIVEQPTLIQDCVGNPVTINSGVTPGAGISFQWYKDAVAIIGATSATYDILSADTINNGLYFCNVSNTCRNINTPTVNLSVEPVQLITPATPGPISGASNICPYLGLNVAVTYSVSPVVGASVYIWTVPAYATILSGQGTNSINVRYSSAFVAANITVMASASCGGNSGISSLGLTKTLATTPGPIAGPKNNLCPLTTYTYTTTPVASATSYTWAVPSGTTIISGQGTTSLSVSFPATFASGTITVKSVNQCSNSSTVSYAVSKKPATPGAITGIKNVCANIQNGTPLTYSITALAGVSSYQWTTPLGVTLLSGQGTTSVSLSFDPSFVSGTVTVCAVGTCINSNPASIALTNAAALPASISGDGSICTQITNGTDVVYSTPFVSSALSYIWTIPSGATIVSGGGTNTILVHFDTTVVTGSLIKVAILNMCGATSGTRQKSLTTCHMPILYQDPNQEIFASDNSDSNAKDIFIFPNPAEDLLNITLNSSTDEDVTLLVYNVLGEIVYERKHFIQAGEQTITTNIGDWVSGAYQIVVIGQSGRRSKTIVKK, encoded by the coding sequence ATGAAAGCATTTTTATTTACCTTAATTACCTGCTCCCTACTTTTTACATTCCAACCATCCAAAGCACAATCAGAGCTCTGGTCAACCACCACCTACGGCAAAGATGGCATGGGTTCCCTTTTTAAAACAGATTCTGCGGGTAATGGTCCAATAGTAACACCTGCATTTAGTTCAAGTGTTCCCGGACGTTATCCAAATTATAACAAACTATGCGAATCAAATTCACAACGCCTTTATGGGACAATGTTTGGTGGCTCGTATGGACAAGGAATTTTGTATGAATTCGATCCACTAACAGAAGTCTATACTAAAAAAATTGATTTCAATGGCACAAATGGTACTCAACCCGAAGGGGGATTAGTGAAAGCTGCGAATGGAAAACTATATGGTGTTACCCATTCTGGAGGGACTTCGGGATTGGGAACGTTGTTTGAATATGACCCAACAACAAACGTGCTCATTACAAAAGTAAATTTTTTAGGTAGTTCGAATGGCGCGTATCCTATGGCTACCCTGTTTCTTGCTTCCAACGGAAAGCTTTACGGTACAACAGAAGGCGGAGGATCGGCAAACCTTGGAACCCTATTCGAATATACTGTAGGAAGCACCACTGTTTCTAGAAGATATAGCTTTAACAATTCAACCGGAGTTCAACCAAGAGGAGTTCTTGCCCAAGCATCTAATGGAAAGCTATACGGATTAACGCCTTTAGGAGGGGCATATGACAGCGGGATCTTGTTCGAATTCACTATTGGAACATCAACAATCACAAAAAAATTTGACTTCAACGGAAGTGTTTCTGGTGCATATCCAAATGGAGGATTAACAAAAGGACTTGATGGTGTATTATATGGAATGACTGGTGGAGGAGGAGCGAATGATGAGGGAGTATTTTTCGAGTATGATGCAATTGCCAACCTGTACACAAAAACGCATGATTTTAATGGCATTTCAACAGGAGCTTATCCCAAAACAGACATCTTTGTAAGTCCATCCGGTTTATTGTATGGACTTACGAGTGAAGGCGGCACAGCTGGAGTGGGAACATTATTTGAATACGACCCCATCAATACTACAATTATTAAAAAAATGGATTTTTCATCCGTTGCAAATGGTGCACATCCAATGAGCGCAATGGTTTTGGCATACAATGGTTTAGCATATGGCTTAACCTCCGAAGGTGGTACTGCTTCTTTAGGAACCCTTTTTAAATATGATTTCATTTCAGATAGTTATACCAAAATCATTGATCTTTTAGAGGGAGCAACAGGTGGTGAACCTAAATCAGGAGTAATACTTGCAAATGACGGGTTAATTTATGGTGTAGCGGGCTGGGGTGGCGCATACGGCTTCGGAACAATTTACAAATTTGATCCATCAACCAATGCCAATACCCATGAAATTGTGTATAGTTTTACAACTGCAACAGGAAGAACGCCCTACGCCAGAATTATTCAAGCATCCAATGGCAAATTTTATGGCACTACGTTTACTGGTGGTGCAAACGATTATGGAGTAATTTATGAATATGATCCCCTTTCTTCCTTATATACAAAGCTATTTGATTTTAGTAACACTGCTGGAAGCTATTCTTTCGGGGCGCTGCTTGAATCTGGAGGTCTTTTATACGGGATGTGTAATGGTGGTGGATCCTTCGGACTGGGAACCTTGTTTTCTTTTGACATCACGTCTGGTATTTTTACAAAATGGGTAGACTTTGATGGATCAACGAAAGGTCAATTGCCTAGAGGTGAATTGACGCTTGGTAGCAATGGCAAAATATATGGCATGGCCTCTCGTGCTGATGCAACACACCTTGGTGTTATTTTCGAATTTGATCAGAGCACTCATGTATTTACAAAAAAATACGACTTCCCAGTTAGCTCTGGTTCGCCTGCCTACCCTTATGGAAAGTTAACAGAAGCGCCTAACGGAATGTTTTACGGAACCACCAGTGAAGGTGGCACTTCTGGAGCGGGGTGCATTTTTGAATTTAATCCAACAACAAACGCATTCACAAAAAAATTTGATTTTGTTACTAGTACATCAGGGAAAGCCCCATGCGGAAATTTGTTTTTGGCAAATGATGGAAAGCTTTATGGTTTAACATCTTTGGGAGGGGCAAATGGTGGTGGTACCACTTTTCAATATGATTATATTTCAAATGTTTTTACAAAAAAAATCGACTTTAACACAACAACTGGTCACAACCCTAATTCAACAATTGGTTTCATTGAGGTTTGTCAATCTATTTATATTGTGGAACAGCCAACGCTAATACAAGATTGTGTTGGTAATCCTGTTACAATTAATTCTGGGGTAACGCCTGGTGCTGGGATTTCCTTTCAATGGTATAAAGATGCAGTAGCAATTATTGGTGCAACATCTGCGACTTACGATATTCTTTCCGCTGATACTATAAATAATGGCCTTTATTTTTGTAACGTATCAAATACATGCAGAAATATAAATACACCAACCGTAAACTTAAGTGTAGAACCTGTTCAACTAATAACACCAGCAACACCAGGTCCAATTTCCGGTGCATCAAATATTTGCCCTTATCTTGGACTTAACGTTGCAGTAACTTATTCTGTTAGTCCTGTTGTTGGCGCATCTGTCTATATATGGACCGTTCCTGCATATGCCACAATTCTTTCAGGGCAAGGAACAAATTCCATTAATGTGCGTTATTCTAGCGCTTTTGTCGCTGCAAACATAACTGTTATGGCCTCCGCAAGTTGTGGAGGAAATAGTGGAATAAGTTCTTTAGGATTAACCAAAACCTTGGCAACTACTCCAGGTCCAATAGCGGGTCCAAAAAATAATTTATGCCCTTTAACAACTTATACTTATACAACAACTCCCGTTGCATCTGCAACATCCTATACTTGGGCTGTACCAAGTGGAACAACAATTATTTCCGGACAAGGAACAACCTCTTTATCAGTTTCATTCCCTGCAACTTTCGCCTCTGGAACAATTACCGTTAAATCTGTAAATCAATGTTCTAACAGCTCCACGGTTTCGTATGCTGTTTCCAAAAAACCTGCAACTCCTGGAGCAATAACAGGTATTAAAAACGTTTGTGCAAACATTCAGAACGGAACCCCTCTTACTTATTCCATTACTGCCCTAGCTGGCGTTAGTTCCTATCAATGGACAACTCCATTGGGGGTTACCTTGTTGTCAGGACAAGGCACAACGAGTGTTTCACTTTCCTTTGACCCCTCTTTCGTTTCTGGCACAGTAACCGTTTGCGCAGTAGGAACCTGTATAAACAGTAATCCTGCATCAATAGCACTTACAAATGCGGCAGCATTACCTGCTTCAATTAGTGGAGATGGAAGTATTTGTACACAAATAACAAATGGAACAGATGTGGTTTATTCTACTCCTTTTGTCTCTTCTGCCCTATCATATATTTGGACAATACCATCAGGAGCAACAATTGTATCTGGAGGAGGGACGAATACAATTCTGGTTCATTTTGATACAACTGTTGTTACAGGATCACTTATAAAGGTTGCTATTCTAAACATGTGCGGAGCCACAAGTGGTACAAGACAAAAAAGTCTTACAACCTGCCATATGCCTATTCTATACCAAGACCCAAATCAAGAAATTTTTGCCTCTGACAATTCCGATTCCAACGCAAAAGACATTTTTATTTTTCCTAATCCTGCAGAGGATCTCTTGAATATTACTTTAAATAGTTCAACTGATGAAGATGTTACACTCCTTGTATATAATGTCCTTGGCGAAATTGTCTATGAAAGAAAACACTTCATTCAAGCTGGAGAACAAACAATTACGACAAATATTGGAGACTGGGTTTCTGGAGCATATCAAATTGTAGTTATTGGTCAAAGCGGCCGCAGATCAAAAACCATAGTTAAAAAATAA